A window of Terriglobia bacterium genomic DNA:
TCCACGGTACTACCGGCTCCGGCCGCCAGTTTCTGAATACGATCTTCGCAGGCGTGCTCTTCGGCCCCGGACAGCTTCTCGACGTAAGTCGCTACTACGTCATCCTCGTCGACAACATCGGGCACGGAAAATCAAGCAAGCCGAGCGATGGCATGCATGCGCATTTCCCGCGCTACGATTACGACGACATGGTAAAAGCTCAGCACGACCTGCTTGTCGACGGCCTTGGTGTCAACCATCTCCGGCTCGTTATGGGCACCTCCATGGGTTGCATGCACTCTTTTGTCTGGGGTGAGACGTATCCGGAATTCATGGATGCGCTCATGCCGTTAGCCTGTCTTCCCGTGCAGATTGCCGGGCGAAACAGGATATGGCGACAAATGACCATCGACGGCATCCGCTCCGATCCCGAATGGAAAGACGGCGACTACACCACTGAGCCTCGCGCAGGACTGCAGCTTGCCGCCGATTTCCTGCTCATCGCCGGAAGCGCTCCCCGCGTCATGCAAAAGAACCTGCCGACTCGCGATCAAGCCGACCAGTACCTCGAAAAGTTCTACCAACGAGTTATCCCCACGCTCGACGCCAATGACTTTCTCTATGCCGTCGACTCTTCCCGCAACTACGATCCCTCTCCAGACCTCGACAAGATCGTTGCGCCGCTAATGTGGATCAACTCGGCCGATGACTTCATCAACCCGCCCGAACTGGGAATCGCCGAGCAGGAGGTGAAGAAGATCAAGAAAGGAAAATTTGTCCTCCTGCCCATCTCTGATAAAACCCACGGCCACGGTACACACACCGACGCCGCTGTCTGGCAGGAATATCTGAAAGAGTTGTTGGCCGAAACCGAGCGATGATCCGCCAGTGGTGCGCTATTTCGGCGCCGTTGTCGGCAGAACGATCGTCCGGGACAATCGCTCTTTCGCGCGAATGATATGTGGCGTGACTACGATCAACAGTTCGGTATTTTCTGAAGAAGTACTTTCAGTACTGAAGAGTTTTCCCAGCCCAGGGATGCGCGACAGCAGCGGCAGTCCGGTCAGGTTTTTTTGTTCTGAACTCGTAAGCAGCCCGGCGACCACAATCGGTTCCCCATCCCGGGCCGAAATGAATCCCTTGTACTCACGGTTATTGATGATCGGGATTCCATTTACGCTTGTCGATCCCAGCGACCGTATTTCGAGATTGAAATCCAGGGCGACATCGTTCTGGCGGACCTGCGGCTTCGTCTTTAGCAGAATTCCCAGGTCTTCGTAGGTGAACGATGGAACCGGGGGAATATATGTCTCGTTCTGCAGCACTTTGTTAATCGCCGAACTGCTATAGATTGGCGCGTAGCTCGCATTGACGATGGGATACCGTGTCCCAATCCTGAAGTCTGCGGTGTCGTCGTGCGCTGCGTGCAAGGTCACGTGTTGCAGCAGGCGAAGTTGGCTGGTGTTCAGATTCAAGTGAAATGTCGTGCCCGGCAGCGTAAGGGCGCTCAGCGTAGTGCCGCCGCCAAAAAGTAGAAACGGCTGCGAGAAAATTGAATTCTGGCCGCTGAGCCCCTGTGCGATAAGCGCCGCTATTGCGGTACTTGTCGCCTGGTTGATCTGCCCTGACGAGATCAACTGGTTGATGATGTCCTGCACGCTCTGGTTCCCGAGCAGTTTCTGCGCTTCTGTCGGAACGTTGAATGCCGTGAAGTCATTCGGGAAATCGGTCCCGATCTGCTGGGCCGCTGTGCGCGAAACTTGGTACGCCTTCACATCGAGGAGAACCTGCGGCCGCCCGGTTGAAAGCTCGTCCAGGAATTTCGTCGCGGCATCCATCACCGGCTGCGGCGCGCGTACCACGATGCTGTTACTCGCCGGTTGTAGCGTCAGGTATCGAATGTCGAAGAGCACCCGCAGCGTTTGCGCAACTTCGTTCAGCTCCTGCGTCGTGCTCACGTTCGGAATGTAGAAAGTGCGCAGCGACATTCGCTGGAAATCGCGCCGGTTCTGCGGGTCGTCGTTGATGAACATTACCTGCTTTGGCGACAGCGCAATCCAGAACACCTTGCACATCTTCGCCATCAGCGAGGCCGCCGTCGGCCAGTCAACATCCCCGACCTCAAAGCGGACGTTCGCGTTTTTGACGGACTGATCGATGATCGGCGTCAGGCCATACGCCTGCGCAACCTGTTCGAGAATCTGCCGCGAGCTTCCGCGAAACTTAAATGTATGTACCCCAGGATTGGGCTGTAGATGGATTTCGTGCGACCCCGAAAACGAATCGATCTTATCGGAATGTTCCACCTGCGGCAGGTCGGGAAGGGAATCGCGCAGCCGTTGCCTTGCGAACTCGTTGCTCGGGTCAAGGTCGAGCGCCGACCGAAACGCGCCCATAGCCTGGATCTGATTCTTCGCAAGCAGCGCCGCATTGCCTCGCTGGATGTCGTCATAAACAACAATCTGCCGCAGCACCTCGCGCGCGGTCAGGTAATCAATGTTGCGCGGATCCAATTCAGCCGCCCGCTTGAAATGCCGGAATGCTTCATCGTTGTGCCCATCCTTTTTGTTGTTGACGCCTTCCTTGAACTCCCTGGCTGCCAGTTTCCTGTCATGCGCAGACGCAGCCGTCGGCACTGTCGCCACTGGTTGTGACGATTGCGCCCACACGGTCACTGCAAACAAGAGAACTGCCAGGAGGCTTTTCCGCATTGGTGGAAAGATTCTACAGCGAAGAGCAGGTGGAAAGTAGGATTCCGAACTCAGGCAGTGAACAGGTCCGCGCAGCAGAGAACGCTGAATTCAGGCTCCAGTTTCGACAGTTGCTCCAGAGAGTAGATTCCCGTTGCTACGGCGATAATCGGGCAGCCATTGGCCTTGGCCGCCGAAACATCGGTCGGGGTATCGCCGACAAAGCATACCGTCGCGGCCGCTCCCAATCGACGTCGCGCCTCGGCAACTGCATTGGCGAAGATTTCAGCCCGCTGCTCGTACCAAGGTTTATCGGCCACCGCCGGCAAGGGAGAACGGTCGCTAAACGATCCAAAGTTAAAGTATTGCTTTAATTCCCCCGCGGCCAGCTTCGGCCATCCAATTTCGGCCAGGTTTCCCGTCGCCACGCCCAGCAGTTTCTCCCGCCGCCGCAATGTCTCCAGTACCCGCGGAATCGCTGGGCAGACCTCAATGCGGAAGTCCATCGTATTGGCATGTGCACTGCGACGCATCACCGTCAGGGCCTCGGGCACTCGCCGCTCGAATGTTTCTTCGTCAATCCCGCCGAGTTGCACCGTTGCCCTGAGAATTCCGATGTCGGTATTTCCATGCACCGGAACTTCACT
This region includes:
- a CDS encoding alpha/beta fold hydrolase, which translates into the protein MKHSVRFCAVFVFLLFALTALAQQPAVPKPTEGEFTLHNFHFQSGETLPNLRIHYYALGKPVKDSEGKTKNAVLILHGTTGSGRQFLNTIFAGVLFGPGQLLDVSRYYVILVDNIGHGKSSKPSDGMHAHFPRYDYDDMVKAQHDLLVDGLGVNHLRLVMGTSMGCMHSFVWGETYPEFMDALMPLACLPVQIAGRNRIWRQMTIDGIRSDPEWKDGDYTTEPRAGLQLAADFLLIAGSAPRVMQKNLPTRDQADQYLEKFYQRVIPTLDANDFLYAVDSSRNYDPSPDLDKIVAPLMWINSADDFINPPELGIAEQEVKKIKKGKFVLLPISDKTHGHGTHTDAAVWQEYLKELLAETER
- a CDS encoding HAD hydrolase-like protein, with amino-acid sequence MSTSKINSRQTVREAPWLAYDAYVFDIDGTLLNSRDLVHYRAFQAALLEVYGCKRDVSEVPVHGNTDIGILRATVQLGGIDEETFERRVPEALTVMRRSAHANTMDFRIEVCPAIPRVLETLRRREKLLGVATGNLAEIGWPKLAAGELKQYFNFGSFSDRSPLPAVADKPWYEQRAEIFANAVAEARRRLGAAATVCFVGDTPTDVSAAKANGCPIIAVATGIYSLEQLSKLEPEFSVLCCADLFTA